The Gossypium hirsutum isolate 1008001.06 chromosome A13, Gossypium_hirsutum_v2.1, whole genome shotgun sequence nucleotide sequence ctattCAATAAACTGCTTTAATCAAATTAGCTCAGTTTATTTAGTTTAACTAAAATCTTGGTACTCTTAAGTATCATAATCAATTTAGGTATATATCTAAGAATCTTCCTACATTCACATGGAAAAAACCAATTTGCTttgagattttcttctctcatgcataaaaatcacaaattccatGTTCAAATTCATCTTCCCAGCGTCTTAATGAACTTTAAGAATCTATGGgtctatatatatttaagtaatttaattaggtttaattattttatttttggattgatttaTATAAAAGTAATGGATATTTAAATATTGGACTGGGTTGGGTTTCTATAATGTTTAATTGATTTATTCAATTTGAACAAtttgaatattcaaaataaaaaacctactcaataaatcattttaaatcattttaatggAAGTAATTCGGTTTATCTAGCTTAACCAAAATCATGGTCACTCTTAAATGTCATAATcaatttaagtatatatttaaaaatcttaaataaccaatttactttgaaattttcttttctattaccTAAACATCAAAAATTCTCTCTTAAAATCCATCTTCCCGGCGTCTCTTAAAATCCATCATAAATATTTGGGTGGCAGTGCAATATACTGACTTTGGGATTGAGTCACGGACGATGGTCGGAAAAATCACTCGAGCTTATGAAAGGGAGCTCAAAGATGGTGATGTGAAGATGACGAGTCCGAAGTTCGGGATGTCaatattatttttcttcctttGCATCTCGTTTTGCTCTTCAACAGACCAAAGTTTCCAGCAATGCTTTTCATCTCATTTACCACCTTCCAAAATAACTTATGATGTTATCTTCACCCAAAACAGTTCTCAATATTCATCCATATTGCAGTCTTCCATACGGAACTTACGGTTTTCGAATGCTTCGAAACCACGTTACTTGGTTACCCCTTACAACGAAAATCATATCCAGGCAACCATAATCTGTTCCAAGGAACATCACATGCATGTTAGAGTTCGAAGTGCTGGACATGACTATGAAGGCCTCTCTTATATATCTGATGTTCCATTTATAGTTATAGATCTTTTCCATATCCGGTCTGTCATGGTagatataaaaaatgaatttgcATGGGTTGGAGCTGGTGCAACTCTTGGTGAATTATATTATAGTATTTCTGCCAAAAGTAATGTCCATGGATTCCCTGCGGGGAGTTGTCCCACTGTAGGGGTGGGGGGACACATTAGTGGAGGTGGATTCGGTACGATATTTAGAAAATACGGTTTAGCAGCCGACAATGTTATCGACGCCAAGATGATCGACGTTAATGGAAATGTTCTTGACAGGAAATCAATGGGAGAAGATCTGTTTTGGGCCATCAGAGGCGGTGGAGGAGCTAGCTTTGGTGTTATTTTCTCATGGAAACTTAAGTTGGTTCGTGTTCCTCCGACCGTAACCGTTTTTAAAACCTTAAAGACATTGGAACAAGGAGCAACCAAACTTGTCCAGAAGTGGCAAAACATTGCGTATAAGTTTCACCATGACCTTTTCGTCCATGCAGTTATACAAGTTACTAATCCGAATTCAAACCAAAACCCAACCGTTCAAGTTTCTTTCGATTGCTTGTTTCTTGGGACTACAGAAAGACTCCTCTCTTCCATACAACGTAGTTTCCCCGAACTAGGCGTAACTCAAGAAAACTGCACTGAAATGAGTTGGATCCAATCCGTCCTTTACTTTGCTGGCCACTCAATTGCAGAATCCGCAGATGTTTTACTCAATAGGGGAACACAATCTACGCAGTCGTTCAAAGGCAAGTCCGACTACGTAAAGGAAGCAATCCCCAAAATGGGGCTCGAAGGACTATTTAAAATGGTAGCGGAGGAAGAGACATCGATGTTTATATTAACGCCTTACGGAGGAAGAATGAAGCAAATAAAGAGTTCAGCAACTCCATTTCCTTATAGAAGTGAGTATTTATATGGGATACAATATATGATTACTTGGGATGTAGCAGAGGAAACAGGGAAACGCATAGGGTGGATGAGAAGGTTGTACAAGTACATGGAACCTTATGTCTCAACAGCACCGAGGGCTGCATATTTCAATTACAGGGATCTTGATTTGGGGAGGAACAGTTACCCAAATACAAGCTATGTGGAAGCAAGCCAATGGGGTTTGAAATACTTCAACCATAATTTCAATAGACTGGTTCGGGTGAAGACTTTAGCTGATCCTCACAATTTCTTTTGGAATGAGCAAAGTATTCCAGTATTAAGGTTAGAATAAAGCATTGATTTGCTTTGTTTATATACACTTGTTTGAGGTCACATAAAGTATATATAATGCATACTGTAACTGAAAATAATCACATGGGACTTCTATTATTGTACTACAAAGTTTCACACTTATTTGGACCCCCCTTACACTTAATAAATCCGACATGTTAAGCTCAATTTGCTTCATTTTGTGGCCATAGCTATTAGCATCTTAGTGTAGTACATGCAAAACAAAATTCAGGAGGTTAAGGCCAAGAGTAAAAGCCAATAATCATTCATTTCGCAGTTTTTATTAAGCAATCAGCTATCCTATTGTATTCTCGATGTACATACTTAATATTAATATCTCACTCTTAACGCAAAAGGTCTCAGATGGCATGAGTGATATACGAATCTGATTGATGTATTATCAGAGTACCCTTAATACGATGCAATGATTCCAAACAATCTATTTCTAACAGCAAATCACGACAGCCATGCTCCCAAACCTATTCAAGACCATCAAGAATACCCCAAAGTTCAACCTCATAAACATTGCACAGCCCAATATTCCTTAAATCCCAAAACACCACAAGCTTAATGCACCTCAGATCAGGCCGCTCTCCATACCTATTCCGTATTCCAAGTTCCGGGCCACCGTCTACATTTACTTTCCATTTCCCCATTGATGAAGGAGACCATGgattatataattttgatatctcaataaaattaaaaattcatgttAGACAGAAATTATGGATAAAAAATACTATATTTCAATACAATCCTTTTCTGTGATTTACTCTACAATATgcattaaaaatcataatattcTAATTGCCAATAACATGCATCAACGTATTGGAaaactattattaaatttatcaaattaaaatgaaaaaataacaattaaatttgataaattggtATTTCATGCTCAATCATCTTATATTGCAAACAATAATTTGGGaaactatatttattttaataaataatatgttagaaaatatcaatataattaaagtttatttttctcCTTATTAACTTCCATCTAAAATCAACTATATTTATTTCTTCATTAAAATGCTCTGACTAGAtttcaattcaacaattttaagATTCTTATTTCTTAAAAcacattttaatcaaataattagattgaattaataaaataaattattttaatatttgtatcAATCATAAAACTTAActataattttaattcaatacagataaataaaattcgaaaattttgtaaaagaaagaattttaaataaaatctaatagttttaaattttaattcaagaaCGTTCAAACTCGGCATTAAAACCAATTATAAATCCACCTAACTCACCAACACTGAATGAAAATACAATTGTACTTGCAGAGAACGTATCACTAGTAACAAGgaacaaaaaggaagaagaagaacacAATCAACACTTTGACTAACTATGGAAATCGGATGAAAGGAGAAATGATAGAAGAGCGAAGGAAGGAGAAACAAGATCACAGAGAGAAAAAGTAGAATTCCAGAAGTTGAATAGaagaaaattttggccaaggGACCAACAAAGAAAAGTTCTTTTGCTGCAACAAGAAACTAAcgtgagaaaaaaaaataatttcaatttactCACACAATATTCAAACACGGGACTTAAAAGTAAGTTGACATCTTACCACTGAATTAATAAACTCATTCTTCTCAATAATCTTACACAAATTAAGGATAATCCTTATGAACCAAGTTAAACatagttttaaaattaatagaaaaaattcTAAAGAGAACGGAATCAAACACGGGACCAAAAACACACATTCAAAAGTACTTAATCactgaaacatttcaatttacTTGATATAAtttaagaattcaaaattttaaaaaattgggctgttacatttacaCTTGTATAAGTAGATTTCTTCTCTTTTATAAATATGGATAAACTTAAAATACATCTAGGATTAGTAATTTACGGATATGAAAGGAGgtaaacaaaatttgaaaattgaatttcTTATCCAACCGAACTTGAATAACATAAATTCTATTTGAGTTGAAGATGGTATTTAAATAAAACTCTCCTGAAAATATTGTGAAAACGAATGGGGGCATTTGCTTGGCAAAAAGAAACTATGACTAAAATGGTGTTTGGAACTGTGGTAAAAATTTCAACCACGAAAAAAAAgtgtgaaaacaaaaaaaagaatacTGAGATTGTTTACACAATTCAACCTTAGGACCTTGCCCAGAACATTAATCCACTGTCTTTCTCACAATACAAACAATGATTTAAGTCCTAACGCTAGTCTAACACTCACCAATTTAGCAACCTCACCGTTGTACAAAAACTAGATCATTCTCTCTCTAAGCTTCCCTCTCAAAAGTTTAACTTTACAATTCAAGATTCTCTTGattgcttataaaaataatacacacatacacattgCTAACTTCAACAAATTTGTACTCTATTAAACTCTCAAAACTCTTGGTTCACCTTAACTTAGGTAAAACTTAAGTTTATATAgtatttaagttttatttatataaGAATTATAATATGATCACTTCtctaaaaagaaagttaaaaatcaACCCAAGATACTACTTCCATAAGAGTTTTGATTTAATCTAATACTCTCAAACCATGAAAAGTGACTTATCTTATTCAACAAGTAATCTACCTTAAGTAGCAAGAAATTAATCTGAATAAACTTTATAGTCTAAATATCTTCAAAATAATCGGCCTAATATTTTTATTCCAAAATCTATCAACTCTTTGAAACGGACGAGTACCTAAAATTATGACCACTATTTCAACTAAAAAACAAACTGATCTCCAAATATATCAACCAATATGagctttaaaatttaaacttattcCAAAACTCATTAACACCTCTAGATGCTACAAAAGcttaatattttgcatgtttaTTGAAATCTATATGTTTAGAAATTATATACTATTTGGTGGGCCTATCGAGGCAAAGAAGCCGAGGTGATACCCACTGCAACACACACATGCTACCTTTCTCTCTCCATTTCCTTTTCTATTTCATCTCCTTTTTAACTTATTATAAATACTCACCCGTCACTCCATTTCTTCACTCCGCTCTCATTATCTCCCAGCCCCCCCTCCTCCCCCAACAAAAGAATCTACCTTTACTCTTCATTGCTGCGACAATCCACTTCACTGTTTTAGCTTCCAAAAGGGAACTCAAAAAAGAATCCAGAAAGAAAAAGGGCCTCCATTGATCCTTTTTCAAAACCTTATCATCAATGGCTTCAAGTCTCACAACAACATGTTCAACTTCACCACCACCGAGTTTCTACTTGGATGAGAAATGGAAGTTATCAAAGAAAGAAACTTCTTCATCAGCATCATCAATAAGGAGCCgttcatcattcatcatcaaGAACCCTTCTAATAAAAGATGTGCTTTCACAAGGAAATGTGCGAGGTTAGTGAAAGAACAAAGGGCTCGTTTTTACATCATGAGGCGTTGTGTTACCATGCTTATTTGCTGGCGTGACTACACTGATTCTTGAACCAAAAACCCTTCCTTTGTGATGGGTTTTTTTTGCCATTTTCTTTTTTCTGAGTTAATTTTAGCTAGCTAGAGGTTTATCAGTGGCATCCAAgcaagaaggaagaagaagaagaagaagaagaagaagaaagtagATATCataagctatatatatatttacacttGTATATAAAGAGTTGTTCTTTGAATCTCTCTCCATATAAGGAGCTATGGGTTTCTTCTAATGTGACTGTTgctttcaaaatattaatataaattagaaGGAATCGTCATCAAAGTATAGGTTTCTCCATATTTATTTCTTCATATTTGctgtattctttttctttttctaggtTTTTCTATAGTTTTGAGATCTaagaaagtaaaaaagaaaaaaaaattcatatgcaAGTTTTGTTCTGGTTTGGATCTGGGTGTTAATTTGCTTACATagaacattattattttattatttttcaatgatattttgatttcttttcaagttAGTCACATTTGAACATGGGAGAGTGAAGATGccattttttattctatttttgtaCATCAACTTGTATTATAAAATTAGCAGTAAATTCTTTGTTTAATTTAAGAAATACAAGATAAAAAAGTAAGATAAACATATTTCGTCGTCGATTTAAACTCATCCTTAACATATATTCGTCGATCTAAACTCATCTCTAACATAATTCAACGTCAATCTAAATTCACCCTTCAAAGGTTGAAGAAGAAGTAAAAGGGAAACGAAAGACAGAAGTAAATGGGCACTATGCTCAAAGTTTCTGTCGAAAAGaaatccaaatgaccaaattatcCTGCTACTTAGTGGTTTGACCAGTCATGGACCACCACTCAAAAGGGACATATTAGTAAGTTAAAATGgtgataatatataatttattttatggttttcagtgttaaatttatttatggttTTGATGGATGATAGTAGTAAATATAGGGGAATCAAGAGGGTATTAATGTCAAAAGGAAAAGAATACAGCTGGGTTAATGAATGGATCTGATCTGACCATTCGTTTCTAAAAAAATGGGAAACCCCTTTGGGAATCATAAAGTTTTCAGTACTAAAACAAGTCATCTACAGTTTTATTATtacattctcttttttttttctttttataacttCGGGAATGAAAAAGTTTgtctattaataaattattttttctatttcattaaaatttattataataatttccattattttttacaataatttttaaCTCAATTAGTAACGTGAGTTTAAATACGCTGAaacatattattcttttatttaaaagttaaagaaaaattaagaa carries:
- the LOC107929508 gene encoding berberine bridge enzyme-like 8; its protein translation is MVGKITRAYERELKDGDVKMTSPKFGMSILFFFLCISFCSSTDQSFQQCFSSHLPPSKITYDVIFTQNSSQYSSILQSSIRNLRFSNASKPRYLVTPYNENHIQATIICSKEHHMHVRVRSAGHDYEGLSYISDVPFIVIDLFHIRSVMVDIKNEFAWVGAGATLGELYYSISAKSNVHGFPAGSCPTVGVGGHISGGGFGTIFRKYGLAADNVIDAKMIDVNGNVLDRKSMGEDLFWAIRGGGGASFGVIFSWKLKLVRVPPTVTVFKTLKTLEQGATKLVQKWQNIAYKFHHDLFVHAVIQVTNPNSNQNPTVQVSFDCLFLGTTERLLSSIQRSFPELGVTQENCTEMSWIQSVLYFAGHSIAESADVLLNRGTQSTQSFKGKSDYVKEAIPKMGLEGLFKMVAEEETSMFILTPYGGRMKQIKSSATPFPYRSEYLYGIQYMITWDVAEETGKRIGWMRRLYKYMEPYVSTAPRAAYFNYRDLDLGRNSYPNTSYVEASQWGLKYFNHNFNRLVRVKTLADPHNFFWNEQSIPVLRLE